A single Populus alba chromosome 7, ASM523922v2, whole genome shotgun sequence DNA region contains:
- the LOC118047793 gene encoding F-box protein SKIP2, translated as MKYKQYVSSCFSLNGHDHSCLYTQSYSVLGDYDEDTPPVPFDGLAHLIIYYHFRLCHNTLPLPLPLSCPGKPEKINLNEAGTESKPVTAAARLFTHQMGQSSSTVSYSTNQFLISPEPSDFTDEIKIGPLTDYTDGIPDECLACIFQLLNAADRKRSSLVCKRWLRVDGQSRRRLSLNAQSEITSYVPSIFTRFDSVAKLSLRCDRKSLSLNDDALRMISIQCESLTRLKLRGCREVTELGMADFAKNCKNLTKFSCGSCNFGAKGINMLLKYCIKLEELTIKRLRSVNYGNDLIVPGAAALSLKSICLKELVNGQCFETLVVECQMLKTLKVIRCLGDWDNVLVKMGNGNDSLSDVHLERLQLSDIGLGAISKCVNIDSLHIVKNPECSNLGLVSVAENCKKLKKLHIDGWKINQIGDEGLMAVAKQCPDLQELVLIGVHVTHFSMAAIASNCRRLERLALCGSGAIGDAEIACIAAKCVELKKLCIKGCAISDFAIEALAWGCPNLVKVKVRKCRGVSSEAVDWLLRRKGSLVVSFDAIESEGLDASGSDVVGQESGVEFPVMGGQVVVGDGPSVSNGRLAQFRAKMGLFASRNLVPRAFHRPSNHGDSSKSNL; from the coding sequence ATGAAGTACAAACAATACGTTTCCTCCTGCTTTTCTTTAAACGGCCACGATCACTCCTGCTTGTACACGCAATCCTACTCGGTCCTCGGCGATTACGACGAGGACACGCCCCCCGTACCTTTTGACGGACTCGCCCACCTAATTATTTATTACCATTTTCGCTTGTGCCACAACACTCTGCCTCTCCCTCTTCCTCTCTCATGCCCTGGAAAACCTGAAAAGATAAACTTAAACGAAGCTGGGACAGAGTCTAAACCAGTTACTGCAGCGGCGCGTCTTTTCACTCACCAAATGGGCCAATCATCTTCCACCGTTAGTTATTCTACCAATCAATTTTTAATCTCACCGGAACCCTCGGACTTCACCGACGAAATCAAAATCGGCCCTCTTACAGACTACACGGACGGCATACCAGACGAGTGTTTAGCTTGCATCTTTCAGCTCCTCAACGCCGCAGACCGCAAAAGATCCTCCCTTGTCTGCAAACGATGGTTGCGCGTCGATGGTCAAAGCCGCCGCCGGCTTTCTCTCAATGCGCAATCGGAGATAACCTCTTATGTACCTTCAATCTTTACTCGATTCGATTCGGTTGCTAAACTCTCTCTCCGGTGTGACCGGAAATCTCTTAGCTTAAACGACGATGCGTTGCGCATGATTTCTATCCAGTGCGAGAGTCTGACGCGGCTCAAGCTTCGTGGATGCCGTGAAGTAACAGAGCTAGGTATGGCTGATTTTGCTAAAAATTGTAAGAACTTGACGAAGTTTTCTTGCGGTTCGTGCAATTTTGGGGCTAAAGGAATTAATATGTTGTTAAAGTATTGTATTAAACTTGAGGAGTTGACTATTAAGCGGCTTAGAAGTGTCAATTATGGGAACGACTTGATCGTACCCGGCGCGGCTGCTTTAAGTTTGAAATCGATTTGCTTAAAGGAGTTAGTTAATGGCCAATGCTTTGAAACGCTTGTGGTTGAGTGTCAGATGCTTAAGACTTTGAAAGTGATTCGTTGTTTAGGCGATTGGGATAATGTGCTTGTAAAAATGGGGAATGGAAATGATTCTTTGAGTGATGTTCATTTAGAGAGGTTACAACTGAGTGACATTGGGCTTGGAGCCATTTCGAAATGTGTAAATATAGATAGTTTGCATATCGTGAAGAATCCAGAGTGTTCGAATTTAGGGCTTGTTTCTGTGGCGGAGAACTGTAAGAAGTTGAAGAAGCTTCATATTGATGGGTGGAAGATTAATCAGATTGGAGATGAGGGTTTAATGGCTGTTGCGAAACAGTGTCCGGATTTACAAGAGCTTGTTTTGATCGGTGTTCATGTTACGCATTTTAGCATGGCGGCAATTGCTTCTAATTGTCGGAGATTGGAGAGGTTGGCATTATGTGGGAGTGGAGCTATCGGTGATGCAGAGATTGCGTGCATTGCAGCCAAATGTGTGGAATTAAAGAAGCTCTGCATCAAGGGGTGTGCTATTTCTGATTTTGCAATTGAAGCGCTTGCTTGGGGATGTCCGAATTTGGTCAAGGTTAAGGTCAGGAAATGCAGAGGAGTTAGTAGTGAGGCTGTGGATTGGTTGTTGCGGCGCAAAGGATCACTTGTTGTCAGTTTTGATGCTATTGAAAGTGAAGGGTTGGACGCCAGTGGTAGTGATGTTGTAGGTCAAGAAAGCGGTGTGGAATTTCCGGTGATGGGCGGGCAGGTAGTTGTCGGGGATGGCCCTTCAGTCAGTAATGGGAGATTGGCACAGTTTAGGGCAAAGATGGGGCTTTTTGCAAGTAGAAACTTAGTGCCCCGTGCCTTTCACAGGCCATCAAATCATGGGGATAGTTCAAAAAGCAATCTGTGA